One Brassica napus cultivar Da-Ae chromosome A5, Da-Ae, whole genome shotgun sequence DNA window includes the following coding sequences:
- the LOC111215635 gene encoding UV-B-induced protein At3g17800, chloroplastic gives MAASFAQSPSFLPRTSRNASGSILLTASSPGFIRFSSGPQFRHRHSTCLKLSRPSQSRTTSLKSRRSFVVKSSASDSIAPLELKSPVGQFLSQILVSHPHLVPAAVEQQLEQLQTDREAEEQIKDSSSSLPGTDIVLYRRIAEVKEKERRKALEEILYALVVQRFMDANVSLVPSITSSSGRVDTWPTQDGELEQLHSPEVYEMIQNHLSIILKNREGDLSTVAQISKLGVGQVYAASVMYGYFLKRIDQRFQLEKTMKILPGGSDEGETSIEQAGRETERSFYEEAEETYQAVSSNQEVGGINASGGSSSETKQSRLKTYVMSFDGETLQRYATIRSREAVGIIEKHTEALFGRPEIMITPQGIDSSKDEHIKISFKGLKRLVLEAVTFGSFLWDVESHVDSRYHFVLN, from the exons ATGGCAGCGAGTTTCGCTCAATCTCCCTCCTTTCTGCCTCGAACTTCCAGAAACGCCTCTGGGTCGATTCTCCTGACGGCAAGCTCCCCTGGATTCATCCGATTCAGCTCCGGACCTCAATTTCGCCACAGA CACAGCACTTGTCTTAAACTCTCGAGACCATCGCAAAGCAGAACAACTTCTCTTAAGTCTCGGAGAAGCTTTGTGGTTAAATCTTCAGCATCTGACTCAATTGCGCCACTTGAGTTGAAGTCTCCGGTGGGGCAGTTTCTGTCGCAGATACTCGTGAGCCATCCTCATCTTGTCCCAGCAGCTGTTGAGCAACAGCTTGAACAGCTTCAAACCGACCGAGAAGCTGAGGAACAGATCAAAGATTCATCCTCCTCCCTTCCTGGAACAGACATTGTTCTTTACAG GAGAATAGCTGAGGTtaaggagaaagagagaaggaAGGCTTTGGAAGAGATTTTATATGCATTAGTTGTTCAGAGGTTCATGGACGCTAATGTTTCACTTGTGCCATCCATAACCTCATCATCTGGGAGAGTTGATACTTGGCCCACTCAAGACGGGGAACTCGAGCAACTTCACTCCCCTGAGGTTTACGAGATGATTCAGAATCATCTTTCCATCATTCTTAAAAACCGTGAGGGTGATCTGTCAACTGTAGCACAGATAAGCAAGCTCGGAGTTGGACAGGTATATGCTGCTTCTGTGATGTATGGCTATTTCCTGAAGCGGATCGACCAAAGGTTTCAGCTTGAGAAGACGATGAAGATTCTTCCTGGTGGGTCTGATGAAGGTGAGACTAGCATTGAGCAAGCAGGGAGGGAAACAGAGAGAAGCTTCTATGAAGAAGCGGAAGAGACTTATCAAGCTGTCTCCTCAAACCAAGAAGTTGGAGGGATCAATGCCAGTGGTGGTTCCAGCAGCGAAACGAAACAATCCCGGTTAAAGACATACGTCATGTCCTTTGATGGAGAAACCCTTCAGAGATACGCTACAATCAGATCAAGAGAAGCAGTTGGGATCATCGAGAAGCACACAGAGGCGTTGTTTGGGAGGCCAGAGATTATGATAACACCGCAAGGCATTGATTCGTCCAAGGACGAGCACATAAAGATCAGTTTCAAGGGACTGAAGAGGCTTGTGCTGGAGGCTGTGACCTTCGGTTCGTTCCTCTGGGATGTGGAGAGTCATGTAGATTCAAGGTATCACTTCGTACTCAACTGA